From the Colletotrichum lupini chromosome 10, complete sequence genome, one window contains:
- a CDS encoding major facilitator superfamily transporter has translation MGVPEIEKTTVADSPRSKSPSSVAAREVQPTVVELVQEEPKLTWRSYVWDTLDKSPEERKFMFKLDAVILTFASLGYFIKNLDQININNAFVSSMKEDMKLFGNELNYMQACWTVGYVIGEIPSLS, from the exons ATGGGAGTTCCAGAGATCGAAAAGACTACGGTCGCCGACTCACCTCGGAGCAAGTCGCCATCTTCCGTCGCCGCGCGAGAGGTCCAGCCAACTGTTGTTGAACTCGTGCAAGAAGAACCGAAGCTCACATGGCGGTCATATGTCTGGGATACATTAGACAAGTCACCTGAAGAACGCAAGTTCATGTTCAAACTGGATGCTGTAATTCTCACATTTGCAAGTCTGGGATACTTCATCAA GAACCTTGATCAGATTAACATCAACAATGCCTTTGTGTCTAGCATGAAAGAAGACATGAAGCTCTTTGGTAACGAGCTCAATTACATGCAAGCCTGCTGGACCGTTGGATATGTCATTGGCGAAATTCCGAG cttaagctaa
- a CDS encoding TfdA family Taurine catabolism dioxygenase TauD, protein MVPAPIDPSITDVAEPRKDTLGLPETTKARLTKAGVDLSNGYPYRPSRPLYLDDAYNIRNKEREYVDAGSRADKSKKNLLGAATKVTNLTAHIGTEIEGLQLKDLTPEQKDELALLIAERSVVFFRDQDLSPQQQKELGDWYGEVEVHPQVPQVPGVLGVTVIWPALMATERKANFRNPGGASKWHTDLVHERQPSGITHLHNDAVPPIGGDTLWASGYSAYEKLSPDFRKIIDGKYAVYRSAHTYLDRNDPEAGPKHIERAHPLVRVHPATGWKSLYVNRLFTTHIIGLDKAESDVILNYLFDVYEKNVDIQVRFKWTPNTSALWDNRITIHNASWDYEGNHPRHGTRVTSLAEKPYFDSAALSRREALGLLGPDEKEELGIDGTIKGLKDFSL, encoded by the exons ATGGTTCCCGCCCCCATCGACCCATCGATCACCGACGTAGCGGAGCCGCGAAAAGACACCCTCGGGCTCCCCGAGACCACAAAGGCAAGACTAACCAAGGCTGGAGTCGACTTGTCAAACGGGTACCCGTATCGCCCTTCGCGGCCTCTGTATTTGGATGATGCATACAACATCCGCAACAAGGAGAGGGAGTACGTGGACGCCGGCTCAAGGGCCGACAAGTCCAAGAAGAACCTGCTCGGTGCGGCGACGAAAGTCACTAATCTGACGGCTCACATTGGTACGGAGATTGAGGGCCTGCAGCTGAAGGACCTTACACCCGAGCAAAAGGATGAGCTTGCGCTGCTCATTGCTGAGCGCAGTGTTGTGTTCTTCAGGGACCAGGATCTGTCGCCCCAACAGCAGAAAGAGTTGGGAGACTGGTATGGTGAAGTTGAAGTTCAT CCCCAAGTTCCACAAGTCCCTGGCGTCTTGGGTGTCACAGTAATCTGGCCAGCGTTGATGGCCACCGAGAGAAAAGCAAACTTCCGTAACCCCGGCGGAGCTTCGAAATGGCACACGGATCTAGTCCACGAACGTCAGCCATCCGGTATCACTCACCTGCACAATGATGCCGTCCCGCCCATTGGCGGTGACACCCTTTGGGCCAGCGGATACTCGGCCTACGAGAAGCTCTCGCCTGACTTCCGCAAGATCATCGATGGCAAATATGCCGTCTATCGCTCCGCTCACACGTACCTGGACCGCAACGACCCCGAGGCTGGACCGAAGCACATTGAGCGAGCGCACCCTCTTGTCCGCGTCCATCCTGCGACGGGATGGAAGTCTCTTTACGTGAACCGTCTCTTTACCACTCATATTATCGGTCTCGACAAAGCGGAGAGTGATGTCATCTTGAACTACCTCTTTGATGTGTATGAGAAGAATGTCGATATTCAAGTCCGCTTCAAGTGGACTCCCAACACCAGTGCCCTTTGGGATAACAG AATCACTATCCACAACGCCAGCTGGGACTATGAGGGCAATCACCCTCGTCATGGAACTCGTGTAACATCTCTTGCCGAAAAGCCGTATTTCGACTCTGCAGCACTAAGCCGACGTGAGGCGTTGGGCTTACTGGGTCCGGATGAGAAGGAGGAACTTGGTATTGATGGAACTATCAAGGGACTGAAGGACTTCTCTCTATAG
- a CDS encoding cytochrome P450 3A19, translating to MHPPLTKFACAKKTSAPPVKSGTNGAARTSSSSKADNSNPAIWGTLALYLGLFVGRMILSSFSEVPMTTYITSRATIHRVNISGHRLNNDIEKVHAEYGPVVRIGPNELSFATEDALKTIHNPGPDGGHFTKQGTIESLLAKLIWAAPNLLTTTDRTAHKRLRTALQPAFTAKALMEQEDIVQHHVTRAVESLGSKLHEGKIVSISDHVGKMIWSIVGDLSFGEPLLHDQMSTYEKMKYTYGKGAPLLELFQFLTETPIFGGLAKLPVMIVPHIFRVPKNFLLMNQLRGCIERQGGRKDFLTAILSAKESAGLTQPEMLSNSALFAMVGYDTSATTLSAVFYHVLRDPDHYQRVQGEVREAYSSISDITAQSVLRLPYSNACIQETLRLTPPINGRGSHRISPGAMIDGLYIPKGVNVSADIWTIQRKPEYWALADKFRPDRWLDNGPGTIFEHDVRTSYRPFLVGPRVCIGREMALQSIRLTVAKVAFSFDLEMANKDTFVWERDAGNDYVWHDYHVLVRKMAH from the exons ATGCATCCCCCATTGACGAAGTTCGCTTGCGCCAAGAAGACGTCGGCACCGCCCGTCAAGTCTGGCACGAATGGGGCAGCTAGAACGAGCTCATCATCGAAAGCAGATAACTCAAATCCTGCCATATGGGGAACACTGGCTCTCTACCTTGGCCTCTTCGTAGGCAGAATGATCCTGTCCAGCTTCAGCGAAGTTCCAATGACGACTTACATTACTTCTAGGGC GACCATTCATCGCGTCAATATCTCCG GACATCGACTCAATAACGACATCGAAAAGGTGCACGCCGAATACG GACCTGTCGTTCGTATCGGCCCCAACGAACTTTCGTTTGCCACAGAAGATGCGCTCAAGACTATTCACAACCCTGGCCCCGACGGTGGTCACTTTACGAAGCAGGGGACTATTGAATCTCTGCTGGCCAAACTCATTTGGGCAGCTCCAAATCTTTTGACCACCACCGATCGAACTGCACACAAGAGACTGCGTACCGCATTACAGCCAGCCTTCACAGCCAAGGCGTTGATGGAGCAGGAAGATATCGTTCAGCACCACGTGACTCGGGCCGTCGAGTCTCTAGGTTCAAAACTTCATGAGGGCAAGATTGTGAGTATCAGTGATCATGTTGGAAAGATGATTTGGAGCATCGTTGGAGACTTGTCTTTCGGAGAGCCGCTCCTCCATGATCAAATga GCACGTACGAAAAAATGAAATACACTTATGGGAAAGGAGCGCCACTCCTAGAACTCTTTCAATTTCTGACAGAAACGCCCATCTTCGGTGGGCTCGCAAAGCTACCGGTCATGATAGTTCCACACATTTTCCGCGTCCCCAAAAATTTCCTTCTGATGAATCAACTCAGAGG CTGCATCGAGCGCCAAGGAGGGCGCAAAGACTTTTTGACCGCCATCTTATCCGCCAAAGAATCTGCCGGATTGACTCAGCCGGAGATGTTGAGTAATTCGGCCTTATTCGC CATGGTTGGTTACGATACTTCCGCTACAACTCTATCAGCAGTCTTTTACCACGTGTTGCGGGACCCAGACCACTACCAGCGGGTTCAGGGAGAAGTCCGAGAAGCATATTCCTCAATCTCTGACATCACGGCTCAGAGTGTTCTCCGACTCCCATATTCGAATGCCTGCATCCAAGAAACGCTCCGTCTCACGCCACCGATCAACGGTCGTGGCTCTCATCGCATCTCACCTGGAGCTATGATTGATGGACTGTACATTCCCAAAGGTGTCAATGTCTCTGCTGATATTTGGACTATTCAGCGTAAGCCCGAGTATTGGGCTCTCGCTGACAAGTTTAGGCCTGATCGTTGGCTTGACAATGGTCCGGGCACCATCTTTGAGCACGATGTTCGGACCAGCTACCGGCCGTTCCTCGTTGGACCCCGGGTATGCATTGGTCGCGAGATGGCTTTGCAGTCCATCCGTCTGACAGTAGCCAAAGTAGCATTTTCGTTTGATCTAGAAATGGCTAACAAGGATACTTTCGTGTGGGAGAGGGATGCAGGGAATGATTATGTCTGGCATGACTATCATGTCTTGGTGAGGAAAATGGCACACTAA
- a CDS encoding transferase family protein: MAGFELSAFDDELVLAAPFVPDLTGGADVFLAQANFVNGGCILATGFHHSASDATGMVMAMRAWSEHCRNLAHPDTNVCSWLAPESFNRTLLERLWSKTPAKAVAKIPCDTWGFLGFQPPDAEEETATAAAPPAAPLRTMESSIFYISPDNFNKLKKDVSDDSHDGTGLSANDALLALFWRALMKARYKAAIASGQPAPADEISYLESPVDGRTDFDPELPSSYAGNLVIFNKVPMRVAELASPSTSLRDVALQIRAQAAKVNPGLVKDAFTLTREVPDYTKLKLAFTRLDGFDVMITSVLLLPLDKINFGDYVFSNDGKPESLRPLMDAFNANFRLCMVLPMKSHGGIELLISLFADEMEQLLADEEFAMYAAFCCH; this comes from the coding sequence ATGGCAGGATTTGAGTTATCTGCTTTCGATGATGAGCTCGTTCTAGCTGCCCCATTCGTGCCAGACTTGACGGGCGGTGCCGACGTCTTCTTGGCGCAAGCGAACTTCGTCAATGGGGGATGCATTCTTGCGACGGGATTCCACCATTCCGCTAGCGACGCGACCGGTATGGTTATGGCGATGCGTGCGTGGTCGGAACACTGCAGAAACCTCGCGCATCCGGATACCAACGTGTGCAGCTGGCTGGCTCCGGAGAGCTTCAATCGCACCCTTCTGGAGCGGCTGTGGAGTAAGACGCCTGCCAAGGCTGTTGCCAAGATCCCGTGCGATACTTGGGGCTTTCTCGGCTTTCAGCCGCCAGATGCGGAGGAGGAAACGGCTACTGCTGCGGCCCCACCTGCGGCCCCGCTCCGGACCATGGAGTCTAGCATTTTCTACATCTCTCCGGACAACTTCAACAAATTGAAGAAGGATGTTTCAGATGACTCTCATGACGGGACGGGACTGTCGGCCAATGACGCACTCTTAGCGCTTTTCTGGCGCGCTCTCATGAAAGCGCGATACAAAGCGGCCATCGCATCCGGCCAGCCAGCGCCGGCGGACGAAATTTCATACTTGGAATCTCCCGTCGACGGCCGCACGGATTTCGACCCAGAGCTTCCGTCGTCGTATGCTGGGAATCTCGTTATTTTCAACAAAGTTCCGATGCGGGTGGCCGAGCTCGCGTCGCCGTCTACGAGCTTGCGCGATGTCGCTCTGCAAATTCGGGCACAGGCGGCCAAGGTGAATCCAGGGCTTGTGAAGGACGCGTTCACCCTCACGCGCGAAGTTCCGGACTACACGAAGCTGAAGCTTGCATTCACCCGACTCGATGGATTCGATGTCATGATCACGTCAGTGTTGCTGCTGCCGTTGGATAAGATCAACTTTGGCGACTACGTGTTCAGCAATGATGGCAAGCCGGAGTCGCTGCGACCCTTGATGGATGCCTTCAATGCGAATTTTAGGCTTTGCATGGTGTTGCCGATGAAGAGTCATGGAGGTATCGAGCtgcttattagcttattcgCTGACGAGATGGAGCAGCTGCTCGCAGACGAGGAGTTTGCAATGTATGCTGCATTTTGCTGTCATTAG
- a CDS encoding CorA-like Mg2+ transporter encodes MSQKEDDKSIRGLEEATLLSPNGGCRDVESISSPRGREPERGTTRDVANIAMFESPTMRPLSRRPTIESRRTTSPPNSVKAFANARRRGQDVEAHDLRASSRRPQAEVESSNDYGLRVSQHYPNSISRSFHSRKALDRGAHETSSPVPKPKSSPEAEDTKLDNVQKDGLHIDFDYLETLIDAESRDQFGSSDFVNLPDSSIPTATRMFTSDGDFIDVASQAASIAGEKEATAPQQPLPRASQHIEQSRFNYFSSALESTIHAAEFGDLVLPGESIRSLFEMPEAEADGVWWLNMNNPTGSEVWTICKAFGIHPLTIEDIIHQESREKIELFPLYYFACFRSFIVVEEDNEKDYHPFNVYAVVFREGILSFSFTANSHASRVRFRISQLKEQVSLSSDWICYALIDDIVDSFGPAINEIEREADAIEDQVFITRVDDNQAFLRKIGYTRKNVMSLMRLLGGKADVLRAFTKRCTEDFDVTPHMDIALYLGDIQDHAVTMMHSLVHFDTMLSRSHSNYLAQLSIDNIDMGNRTNDFLSRVTVIATVIVPLNVVCGLFGMNVKVPWKDTDNLNAFFGILGSITAFALLSLLVARRFKYL; translated from the exons ATGTCGCAGAAGGAAGACGACAAGTCCATCCGGGGACTCGAAGAAGCGACCCTGTTGAGTCCCAACGGAGGCTGTCGGGATGTGGAAAGCATCTCGAGTCCTCGAGGAAGAGAACCCGAACGAGGGACGACCCGTGACGTAGCCAACATCGCCATGTTCGAATCCCCAACTATGCGGCCCCTGAGCAGACGTCCCACCATCGAGTCGAGGCGCACGACGTCGCCGCCCAACTCCGTCAAGGCATTTGCCAATGCGCGCCGCAGAGGACAGGATGTCGAAGCGCACGATCTGAGAGCCTCTTCGCGCAGACCTCAGGCCGAGGTTGAGAGTAGCAATGACTATGGCCTCCGGGTATCTCAACACTATCCCAATAGCATCAGTCGTAGCTTCCACAGCCGCAAGGCTCTTGATCGCGGTGCTCACGAAACCTCTTCGCCAGTGCCGAAGCCCAAGTCATCTCCCGAGGCCGAGGACACCAAGCTCGACAACGTCCAAAAAGATGGGCTCCACATCGACTTTGACTATTTGGAGACATTGATTGACGCTGAGAGTCGTGACCAGTTTGGCAGTTCCGACTTTGTCAATCTTCCGGATAGTTCCATCCCTACCGCTACGCGCATGTTTACCTCCGATGGAGACTTCATCGATGTTGCATCCCAAGCAGCTTCCATCGCGGGAGAGAAGGAGGCGACAGCACCCCAGCAACCGCTTCCGAGGGCCAGCCAGCACATTGAACAAAGCCGCTTCAACTACTTCTCTTCAGCCTTGGAGTCAACCATCCATGCGGCGGAATTCGGCGACCTCGTCCTCCCAGGCGAGAGCATCAGGTCCTTATTCGAGATGCCCGAGGCAGAGGCCGATGGTGTCTGGTGGCTTAACATGAACAACCCGACTGGCAGCGAGGTCTGGACGATTTGCAAAGCCTTTGGGATCCACCCACTTACCATCGAAGATATCATCCACCAAGAGAGTCGCGAAAAGATCGAACTCTTTCCGCTGTACTACTTCGCCTGCTTCAGGTCGTTCATCGTCGTCGAGGAAGATAATGAAAAAGACTATCATCCGTTCAACGTTTATGCGGTAGTCTTCAGGGAGGGAATACTCAGCTTCAGCTTCACTGCAAACTCGCATGCATCGAGGGTTCGATTCCGGATTTCGCAATTGAAGGAGCAAGTTTCTCTCAGCAGTGACTGGATCTGCTACGCGTTGAT CGATGACATTGTGGACTCTTTTGGACCAGCGATCAACGAGATCGAACGCGAGGCCGATGCGATCGAAGACCAGGTGTTCATCACTCGTGTAGATGATAACCAAGCCTTTCTTCGGAAGATCGGATACACCAGAAAGAACGTGATGAGTCTCATGCGCCTGCTCGGCGGGAAGGCAGACGTGCTTCGTGCTTTCACTAAGAGATGCACTGAAGATTTCGATGTCACGCCACACATGGACATTGCCCTTTACCTTGGCGATATCCAAGATCACGCGGTAACGATGATGCACAGCCTTGTCCACTTCGACACCATGCTCTCGCGATCGCACAGCAACTACCTGGCGCAGCTCTCGATTGACAACATCGATATGGGTAACCGGACGAACGACTTCTTGAGTCGGGTGACGGTCATCGCCACTGTTATTGTTCCTCTCAATGTTGTGTGTGGTCTTTTCGGCATGAACGTCAAGGTCCCTTGGAAGGATACTGACAACCTTAACGCGTTCTTTGGAATCCTGGGCAGCATAACTGCTTTCGCTCTGCTGTCTCTTCTTGTTGCTCGACGTTTTAAATACCTCTGA
- a CDS encoding zinc carboxypeptidase: MKASLISAVALVPAALGATVPRSAKVDYTGFKGLRITLPEGSENLADQINELAATILNPGAKEQLDVVVSPDNVDAISQLAVNTTILLEDVGAAFADEDMATVYAVPSETWFTSYHSYADHLTFLRDLQSSFPGQSEITTAGSSFQGRALTGIHIWGSGGKGSKPAVVLHGTVHAREWISTMTTEYVAWQLLTKYATDSAIKAVVDKFDWYITPVVNPDGFVYTQSTDRLWRKNRQTNTGSSCIGRDPNRNWPYKWELTGGASTSPCAETYKGAAAADTPEIKGLKAQIDSLCHELWHAAMGIRSVVKVA; this comes from the exons ATGAAGGCGTCGCTCATCTCAGCTGTTGCCCTGGTTCCTGCGGCTCTGGGCGCGACTGTTCCCCGATCTGCGAAGGTCGACTATACTGGCTTCAAGGGTCTTCGCATCACTCTCCCCGAGGGCTCCGAGAACTTGGCCGACCAGATTAACGAGTTAGCTGCGACGATCTTGAACCCCGGCGCCAAGGAACAGCTCGATGTCGTCGTATCTCCCGACAATGTCGACGCCATCAGCCAGCTGGCTGTAAACACCACGATCCTCCTCGAGGACGTCGGTGCTGCTTTTGCGGATGAAGATATGGCAACGGTTTATGCTG TCCCCAGCGAAACCTGGTTCACTTCTTATCACAGCTATGCCGACCACTTGACTTTCTTGAGAGACCTCCAGAGCAGCTTTCCCGGCCAATCTGAAATCACTACCGCGGGCTCATCTTTCCAAGGCCGAGCGCTCACCGGCATTCATATCTGGGGAAGCGGCGGCAAAGGGTCCAAGCCGGCTGTTGTTCTCCACGGCACCGTTCACGCTCGTGAGTGGATTAGCACGATG ACTACAGAGTATGTGGCTTGGCAACTTTTGACAAAGTACGCAACAGACTCTGCCATCAAGGCCGTGGTTGATAAGTTTGACTGGTACATCACTCCTGTGGTGAACCCAGATG GCTTTGTTTACACTCAGTCCACTGACCGTCTCTGGCGCAAAAATCGCCAGACCAACACCGGCAGTTCCTGCATCGGCCGCGACCCCAACCGTAACTGGCCGTATAAGTGGGAGCTGACCGGAGGTGCTTCGACAAGCCCCTGCGCCGAGACTTACAAGggggctgccgccgccgataCCCCAGAAATCAAGGGTCTTAAGGCGCAGATCGACTCTTTgtgtcacgagttatggcacgcagcaatgggcatacggagtgtggtaaaagtggcttaa